In a single window of the Terriglobus roseus genome:
- a CDS encoding TlyA family RNA methyltransferase, with amino-acid sequence MAKQRLDKVMVERGMVPSRERATGLILAGRVLVAEQKLTKAGAAVDGDVAIRILGEGMPFVSRGGLKLRGALDRWDIDLRGRLCVDIGASTGGFTDCMLQAGAAAVLAVDTGYGQMHMSMRNDARVGLMERTNARLLEPGVLLTQSSALAQSATPALAPDVAPSFFAMDVSFISATLVVPAVVRSLAPAEQQWRGEAVTLVKPQFEAGREWVGKGGIVRDPAAYEIAIDRVRGAVAEAGGVTVDVTDSPITGAEGNREFLLYARFGG; translated from the coding sequence GCATGGTGCCCTCGCGGGAGCGCGCGACAGGGCTGATTCTCGCGGGCCGTGTTCTTGTCGCCGAACAGAAGCTGACCAAGGCCGGTGCCGCTGTGGATGGAGATGTTGCCATTCGCATCCTCGGGGAAGGCATGCCCTTCGTCAGTCGCGGTGGCCTGAAGCTGCGCGGCGCACTGGATCGTTGGGATATCGATCTGCGAGGTCGGCTCTGCGTGGATATTGGTGCATCCACCGGCGGATTTACAGACTGTATGCTGCAGGCCGGCGCAGCCGCGGTGCTGGCGGTCGATACCGGTTACGGGCAGATGCATATGTCCATGCGCAATGATGCGCGCGTCGGCCTGATGGAGCGCACAAATGCGCGTCTGCTGGAGCCGGGCGTGCTCCTCACGCAGTCTTCCGCACTGGCCCAGTCGGCCACTCCTGCATTGGCCCCTGATGTGGCACCGAGCTTTTTTGCAATGGATGTCTCCTTTATATCTGCAACGCTGGTGGTGCCGGCTGTGGTGCGTTCCCTTGCTCCTGCAGAACAGCAGTGGCGGGGCGAGGCCGTGACGCTGGTGAAACCGCAGTTTGAAGCTGGCCGCGAGTGGGTGGGCAAGGGAGGCATTGTGCGCGATCCGGCTGCGTACGAGATTGCGATTGATCGCGTCCGAGGCGCGGTTGCTGAGGCGGGTGGAGTAACGGTCGATGTCACGGACTCGCCGATCACCGGCGCGGAAGGCAATCGTGAGTTTCTGCTCTATGCCCGATTCGGCGGCTGA
- the rfbF gene encoding glucose-1-phosphate cytidylyltransferase translates to MKAVILAGGLGTRLSEETGLRPKPMVEIGGRPILWHIMKIYSHYGINEFIVCCGYKGYVIKEYFANYFLHMSDVTFDMKNNAMTVHQSVAEPWKVTLVDTGESTGTGGRLRRIRQYLGDDEAFCMTYGDGVSDVNITELIEFHKSHGKEATLTSIQPSARFGALGLKDNHVYAFQEKPKDEGGWINGGFFVLSPRVLDEVKNDEWMFEREPMEALVEKGQVQAFFHHGFWQAMDALRDKHQLEDLWSKGKAPWKLW, encoded by the coding sequence ATGAAAGCAGTGATACTTGCCGGCGGGCTGGGTACGCGTTTGAGCGAAGAAACCGGTCTGCGTCCCAAGCCCATGGTGGAGATCGGCGGTCGTCCGATTCTGTGGCACATCATGAAGATCTACTCGCACTATGGCATCAACGAGTTCATCGTGTGCTGTGGCTACAAGGGCTATGTCATCAAGGAATACTTCGCCAATTACTTCCTGCATATGTCCGACGTCACCTTCGACATGAAGAACAATGCCATGACGGTCCATCAGTCCGTTGCGGAGCCATGGAAGGTGACGCTGGTCGACACCGGCGAGAGCACGGGAACGGGCGGCCGGCTGCGCCGCATTCGGCAGTATCTGGGTGACGACGAAGCCTTCTGCATGACCTATGGCGATGGCGTCAGCGATGTGAACATCACCGAACTCATCGAGTTCCATAAGTCCCATGGCAAGGAAGCGACGTTGACGTCCATCCAGCCAAGTGCCCGCTTTGGCGCGCTCGGCCTGAAGGACAATCACGTCTACGCCTTCCAGGAAAAACCCAAGGACGAGGGTGGCTGGATCAATGGCGGATTCTTTGTTTTGTCGCCACGAGTGCTCGATGAAGTAAAGAATGATGAATGGATGTTCGAGCGCGAACCCATGGAAGCCCTGGTCGAAAAGGGCCAGGTCCAGGCGTTCTTCCACCACGGCTTCTGGCAGGCGATGGATGCCCTTCGCGATAAGCATCAACTCGAAGATCTCTGGTCGAAAGGCAAGGCACCGTGGAAGCTCTGGTAA
- a CDS encoding NAD(+)/NADH kinase: MPHVAIISKPQKPELVDLLPELVNWLESHNYTPALDETSAEYMGQKGLARDDMPKLCPELVIVLGGDGTLLSAARSFARTDTPILSANLGSLGFLTEVPLSELYQTLDAWREGSCKVDQRGMMHAELVRDGAVYKEWDALNDVVIAKGAIARMGDYIIELGGQLVARFRADGIIVSTPTGSTAYNLAANGPIVMGSVNAMIVTPICPHLLTLRPIVVPGDTEVRVCVEGIADQTYLTVDGQEAVELKLHDQLRCRQSKYRVRLVRLGEHGLFSVLRSKLKWGER, encoded by the coding sequence ATGCCGCACGTTGCAATCATCTCCAAGCCGCAGAAGCCGGAGTTAGTCGATCTGCTTCCAGAGCTTGTGAATTGGCTTGAAAGCCATAACTACACCCCGGCCCTGGACGAAACCAGCGCGGAGTACATGGGCCAAAAGGGACTTGCCCGGGATGATATGCCCAAGCTGTGCCCGGAACTGGTGATCGTTCTCGGAGGCGACGGCACACTGCTCTCTGCTGCGCGTTCTTTTGCGCGCACGGATACGCCGATTCTCAGCGCTAATCTTGGTTCGTTAGGTTTCCTTACGGAAGTTCCTCTGTCCGAGCTGTATCAGACGCTCGACGCCTGGCGCGAAGGTTCGTGCAAGGTGGATCAGCGTGGCATGATGCACGCTGAACTGGTTCGCGATGGCGCAGTTTACAAGGAATGGGACGCGCTGAACGACGTCGTCATCGCAAAGGGCGCAATCGCGCGCATGGGTGACTACATCATCGAGCTTGGTGGCCAACTGGTCGCGCGCTTTCGCGCCGATGGCATCATCGTCTCGACCCCGACAGGCTCCACGGCCTACAACCTCGCGGCCAATGGCCCCATCGTGATGGGAAGCGTGAACGCCATGATCGTCACACCCATCTGTCCGCACCTGCTGACGCTGCGGCCGATCGTTGTGCCGGGCGACACGGAAGTGCGCGTTTGTGTGGAAGGCATCGCCGATCAAACGTACCTGACGGTCGATGGCCAGGAGGCAGTCGAATTGAAGTTGCACGATCAGCTTCGGTGCCGGCAATCGAAGTACCGCGTGCGACTCGTGCGGCTCGGCGAGCACGGTCTGTTCAGCGTACTTCGTTCCAAGCTGAAGTGGGGCGAGCGCTAG
- the rfbG gene encoding CDP-glucose 4,6-dehydratase, translated as MEALVTGPDKAVWQGRRVFLTGHTGFKGGWLALWLAKLGANVRGYALDPYTTPNLIDVARIGDVIEDTRGDINDLEKITASMTEFAPEIVIHMAAQPLVRLSYVDPLLTYRTNVIGTANVLEAVRKTPSVRAVVSVTTDKCYENKEWAWGYRESDPLGGYDPYSSSKACAEIVTAAYRQSFFNVATFDQHRCGIATGRAGNVIGGGDWSDDRLLPDLVRGFLRGESVRIRRPKSIRPWQHVLEPLWGYMRLAEELYKGNSSAAAGWNFGPQDDDAWPVSRIVEKMVDVWGDGAKWTLDPDPGVHEAGYLKLDASKARADLGWRPSLRMDTTLEWLVRWYRAQAAGDDMQALTLKQIADYETLLKMSA; from the coding sequence GTGGAAGCTCTGGTAACTGGTCCGGACAAAGCTGTTTGGCAGGGTAGGCGTGTCTTCCTGACGGGCCATACCGGCTTCAAAGGCGGATGGCTCGCATTGTGGCTGGCGAAGCTGGGCGCAAATGTGCGCGGTTATGCGTTGGATCCCTACACGACGCCGAACCTGATTGACGTTGCGCGGATAGGCGACGTCATTGAAGACACGCGCGGGGACATCAACGATCTGGAGAAGATCACGGCCAGCATGACCGAGTTCGCTCCGGAGATCGTGATCCACATGGCCGCGCAGCCACTCGTTCGGCTTTCATACGTCGATCCCCTGCTGACCTACCGGACGAACGTCATCGGCACAGCTAACGTGCTCGAAGCCGTGCGCAAGACGCCCAGCGTACGAGCTGTGGTCTCCGTAACGACCGACAAGTGCTACGAGAACAAAGAGTGGGCATGGGGCTATCGCGAGAGCGATCCCCTGGGCGGCTACGACCCCTATTCGTCCTCGAAGGCGTGCGCCGAGATTGTGACGGCGGCCTACCGGCAGTCGTTCTTCAACGTGGCCACGTTTGACCAGCACCGGTGCGGCATCGCAACAGGCCGCGCGGGCAATGTCATTGGCGGCGGCGACTGGTCCGACGATCGCCTGCTGCCCGACCTGGTCCGCGGCTTCCTTCGCGGCGAATCCGTTCGCATTCGCCGGCCGAAGAGCATCCGCCCCTGGCAGCACGTGTTGGAGCCACTTTGGGGCTACATGCGGCTCGCCGAGGAACTGTATAAGGGCAACTCATCTGCAGCTGCCGGGTGGAACTTCGGACCGCAGGACGACGATGCGTGGCCGGTGTCGCGCATCGTGGAGAAGATGGTCGATGTCTGGGGAGATGGAGCCAAGTGGACACTGGATCCTGATCCAGGCGTTCATGAGGCGGGCTACCTGAAGCTCGACGCATCGAAGGCGCGCGCTGACCTCGGCTGGCGACCGTCGCTCCGCATGGACACAACGCTGGAGTGGCTTGTCCGCTGGTATCGCGCGCAAGCTGCAGGCGACGACATGCAGGCACTGACGCTCAAGCAGATTGCCGACTACGAGACGCTGCTCAAGATGAGCGCCTGA